A genome region from Natranaeroarchaeum sulfidigenes includes the following:
- a CDS encoding rhomboid family intramembrane serine protease: MDGSADARSPTLEILLVITVVFILQQLIAFVSQPLAFVLFTLQAPVLADPWALVTSVYAHSGVDHLLANAIALAVVGFLLERHTTRARFHVFFLTTGVAAGVFQIGIASLFGVDAALLGASGAVFGLIGYLVTGNRLSGRLFDRIDLSGRATLAIFILLAVLVTLVTAAPGVALAAHFFGFLLGLVAGQLNLLRPPRNASLK, from the coding sequence ATGGACGGGTCCGCTGACGCTCGTAGCCCAACGCTGGAGATCCTGCTCGTTATCACGGTGGTGTTCATACTCCAGCAGCTGATCGCGTTCGTCAGCCAGCCGCTTGCATTCGTGCTCTTTACGCTTCAGGCACCAGTACTGGCCGATCCCTGGGCGCTCGTCACCAGCGTCTACGCCCATAGCGGTGTCGACCACCTGCTCGCGAACGCCATCGCGCTGGCCGTCGTTGGCTTCCTGCTCGAACGCCACACGACACGGGCCCGCTTTCACGTCTTCTTTCTCACGACCGGGGTCGCCGCCGGCGTCTTCCAGATCGGGATCGCATCGCTCTTCGGCGTCGACGCCGCGCTGCTCGGTGCCAGCGGGGCCGTCTTCGGGCTGATCGGCTATCTCGTCACCGGCAACCGCCTCTCCGGGCGACTGTTCGACCGGATCGACCTCTCCGGTCGTGCGACGCTCGCGATCTTCATCCTCCTTGCCGTGCTCGTGACGCTCGTCACCGCCGCTCCCGGCGTCGCCCTCGCGGCACACTTTTTCGGCTTCTTGCTCGGGCTCGTCGCCGGACAGCTGAATCTGCTTCGACCGCCCCGAAACGCAAGCCTGAAATAG
- a CDS encoding DUF2240 family protein — MSLRITVAAPFRQKGTERLAENEFVVALSLDRDWFSPDQATRLVDVATGRGLLDRTEGHVEITFDPTAVTIPDGFVPDEEIIQQQSPFEQALSALDDEGIEKQDAVAGINRLQSNLGVTIETAAVVYARRNGIALDGVAEQARAELAEE, encoded by the coding sequence ATGAGCCTCCGGATCACCGTCGCCGCGCCGTTCCGCCAGAAGGGAACGGAACGGCTCGCCGAAAACGAGTTCGTCGTCGCACTCTCGCTGGATCGGGACTGGTTCTCGCCGGACCAGGCGACCCGCCTCGTCGACGTTGCAACCGGTCGGGGCCTGCTCGACCGTACCGAGGGTCACGTCGAGATCACGTTCGACCCGACTGCGGTCACCATCCCCGATGGCTTCGTCCCCGACGAGGAGATCATCCAGCAACAGTCGCCCTTCGAGCAGGCGCTCTCGGCGCTCGATGACGAGGGGATCGAGAAACAGGACGCCGTCGCGGGGATCAATCGCCTCCAGTCCAATCTCGGCGTGACCATCGAGACGGCCGCGGTCGTCTACGCGCGTCGGAACGGCATCGCGCTCGACGGCGTGGCCGAGCAGGCACGAGCGGAGCTGGCCGAGGAGTGA
- a CDS encoding 30S ribosomal protein S8e has protein sequence MVDHGRSLRKRTGGRLRPNTDRKKHQLGREPTETSVGETSLRTVDARGGTVKVRALKIDTASVATGEETVQADIEDVVENDADPNYARRNIITKGAVIETSEGRARVTSRPGQTGQVNAVLVE, from the coding sequence ATGGTAGACCACGGACGCTCTCTGCGGAAGCGTACTGGCGGGCGACTCCGACCGAACACCGACCGAAAGAAACACCAGCTCGGCCGCGAGCCGACTGAAACCAGCGTCGGCGAGACGTCACTGCGAACCGTCGACGCACGTGGCGGCACCGTCAAGGTCCGCGCGCTCAAGATCGACACCGCAAGCGTCGCCACGGGCGAGGAAACGGTACAGGCAGACATCGAAGACGTCGTCGAGAACGACGCCGACCCGAACTACGCCCGACGAAACATCATCACGAAAGGCGCAGTCATCGAGACGAGCGAAGGTCGTGCCCGCGTGACCTCCCGTCCCGGCCAGACCGGTCAGGTCAACGCCGTTCTCGTCGAATAA
- a CDS encoding ABC transporter ATP-binding protein has translation MSVNTQSEEVVGELSGTRQRPANQSTTSETHSDSRILALDGASKHYGHEAAVDELSLSVQDGEFVTLLGPSGCGKSTTLRLIAGLERPDTGRVRIEGETVAAADDGTFVRPEHRDVGVVFQDFALFPHMTAAENVAFGIDDLPDAEREARVDELLELVGLSTHCECRPEELSGGQQQRVALARALAPEPEILLLDEPFSNLDVDLRVEMREEVRRIVKETGVTAVSVTHDQEEALSISDRVAVMHDGKIEQVGPPEEVFQRPTSRFVATFLGHASFLPGYVQGDEIETSVDTLPREQVHGLQSQYDHTELDVLVRPDDVLASCNCDGDADGEITYRRYLGPTVLYRVELDSGETLQCMHNHSEKLELGMRVDVSLVADHELVWFPIEDDSGS, from the coding sequence ATGTCAGTTAATACACAATCTGAGGAGGTCGTCGGGGAACTGTCGGGGACGAGGCAGCGGCCGGCCAACCAGTCTACCACATCCGAGACCCACAGCGACAGTCGGATCCTCGCACTCGACGGAGCGAGCAAACACTACGGGCACGAAGCCGCGGTCGACGAACTCTCGCTGTCGGTGCAGGATGGAGAGTTCGTCACGCTGCTGGGTCCATCGGGCTGTGGCAAATCGACTACCCTCCGACTAATCGCCGGGCTCGAACGTCCCGATACCGGACGAGTGCGGATCGAGGGCGAAACCGTCGCCGCAGCGGACGATGGGACGTTCGTCCGCCCAGAACACCGCGATGTCGGCGTCGTCTTTCAGGACTTTGCCCTGTTCCCACATATGACCGCCGCCGAGAACGTCGCCTTCGGGATCGACGACCTCCCCGACGCCGAACGCGAGGCGCGCGTCGACGAACTACTAGAACTGGTCGGCCTCTCCACGCACTGTGAGTGTCGCCCCGAGGAGCTATCAGGGGGCCAGCAACAGCGCGTCGCACTCGCCCGGGCCCTCGCGCCCGAACCGGAAATCCTTCTGCTCGACGAACCGTTCTCGAACCTCGACGTCGATCTACGCGTCGAGATGCGCGAGGAGGTCCGCCGGATCGTCAAAGAGACCGGTGTTACAGCCGTTTCTGTCACCCACGATCAGGAAGAAGCGTTGTCGATAAGCGATCGCGTCGCCGTGATGCATGACGGGAAGATCGAACAGGTTGGCCCGCCCGAAGAGGTGTTCCAGCGCCCCACCTCCCGGTTTGTCGCGACGTTTCTGGGACACGCAAGCTTTCTCCCCGGCTATGTCCAGGGTGACGAGATCGAAACCTCAGTTGACACCCTTCCCCGTGAGCAGGTCCACGGGCTACAGTCCCAGTACGACCACACCGAACTGGACGTTCTCGTCAGACCCGACGACGTCCTCGCCTCCTGTAACTGCGATGGCGATGCCGACGGGGAGATCACCTACCGACGGTATCTCGGTCCGACAGTACTGTACCGGGTGGAACTCGACAGCGGCGAAACGCTCCAGTGTATGCACAACCACAGCGAGAAGCTAGAACTCGGCATGCGCGTTGACGTCAGTCTCGTCGCTGACCACGAACTCGTCTGGTTCCCGATCGAGGACGACTCCGGTAGCTAG
- a CDS encoding universal stress protein: protein MYRRILLPTDGSEGSHRAIEHAVALADDVGADIHTVYVLNATEFDELDGDAVDKRKHVGESALDAVERACDRVGIDVDRELRRGVPHEEILATAEESGSDAVVMGTHGRTGIDRLLVGSVTERVIRESPIPVTTVRVAEENLAIDTPDRALERAKEAVAEAGYEEMDVLDKPYRGTSFWIVPMELEGQKARVHIDGSNGSIRIASSDS, encoded by the coding sequence ATGTACAGACGTATTTTATTGCCCACTGATGGAAGTGAGGGGAGTCATCGGGCCATCGAACACGCCGTTGCGCTCGCCGACGATGTCGGCGCGGACATTCACACTGTTTACGTGCTCAATGCGACCGAGTTCGACGAACTCGACGGGGACGCGGTCGACAAGCGAAAACACGTCGGAGAGTCCGCGCTCGATGCGGTCGAACGAGCATGCGATCGGGTCGGTATCGACGTAGATCGAGAGCTGCGGCGGGGTGTCCCCCACGAGGAGATCCTGGCAACCGCCGAGGAGTCGGGGTCGGATGCAGTGGTAATGGGAACACACGGACGAACCGGCATCGACCGCCTGCTCGTCGGAAGCGTCACCGAGCGTGTGATCAGGGAGTCACCAATACCGGTTACGACCGTACGGGTTGCCGAAGAAAACCTTGCGATCGACACTCCTGATCGTGCGCTCGAACGAGCGAAAGAAGCGGTTGCTGAGGCCGGATACGAGGAGATGGATGTTCTCGACAAGCCCTATCGGGGAACGAGTTTCTGGATCGTCCCGATGGAACTGGAGGGACAGAAAGCACGAGTCCACATCGACGGTTCGAACGGAAGCATCAGGATCGCCTCCTCGGATAGTTAA
- a CDS encoding GNAT family N-acetyltransferase, producing the protein MSPEPTCQYWDPSECEGTEHCPSRCPRFVDTTGSVWTVRPYVSSDREALLEMYREFDSDDRAQGLPPLTEERRVEWIDTLVADGGNFVATADGEIAGHAVYMPTHDPEPELAVFVHQEYQSRGLGTELCKHVIADASAAGRDALVLEVEPSNRHAIGMYERLGFERAEAGGSRSRIDRRAPSFQMRFELSSPSALTTRHPPLVRG; encoded by the coding sequence ATGAGCCCCGAACCCACCTGCCAGTACTGGGACCCGTCGGAGTGTGAGGGGACCGAACACTGCCCGTCTCGCTGTCCCCGGTTTGTTGACACGACCGGGTCGGTATGGACCGTCCGTCCCTACGTGTCCTCGGACCGCGAGGCCCTGCTGGAGATGTATCGCGAGTTCGACTCCGACGACCGTGCGCAGGGGCTCCCGCCACTGACCGAAGAGCGGCGTGTCGAGTGGATCGACACACTCGTCGCCGACGGCGGGAATTTCGTCGCCACCGCCGACGGCGAGATTGCGGGCCACGCGGTCTACATGCCGACACACGATCCCGAGCCCGAACTTGCCGTCTTCGTTCACCAGGAGTATCAGTCCCGGGGGCTCGGGACCGAGCTCTGCAAACACGTCATCGCGGATGCCTCGGCTGCCGGGCGTGATGCGCTTGTCCTCGAAGTCGAGCCGTCGAACCGACACGCCATCGGTATGTACGAACGGCTCGGGTTCGAGCGCGCCGAGGCTGGAGGCTCTCGCTCCCGGATAGATCGCCGTGCACCCTCCTTCCAGATGCGGTTTGAACTCTCCTCGCCGAGCGCCCTGACAACGCGCCATCCACCACTTGTTCGGGGCTGA
- a CDS encoding helix-turn-helix domain-containing protein, giving the protein MTTEDGQTSHTLYVEFELSSVADVECPLEAFGEEEVTRVTQQSLGDDCHVDTTLETDDGETEIVHSTATMGEDCHCPVFLEFDSIPEIIEVQEEHVVVRTHLADRTQLAALVDELKAVTGRLALRRLVRTDATEADQPRQTSLDLSELTETERATAAKAVARGYYRTPRETTIGELATEAGISDSAMSQRLSAVESKLALAAFADTVG; this is encoded by the coding sequence ATGACGACCGAGGACGGGCAGACGAGTCACACTCTCTACGTCGAGTTCGAGTTGAGCTCGGTCGCAGACGTAGAATGCCCCCTGGAGGCATTCGGAGAGGAGGAGGTGACACGTGTCACACAACAGTCCCTCGGTGACGATTGTCACGTCGACACGACCCTCGAAACCGACGACGGCGAGACGGAGATCGTTCACAGTACGGCCACGATGGGTGAGGACTGTCACTGTCCCGTCTTTCTCGAGTTCGATTCGATCCCGGAGATCATCGAGGTCCAGGAGGAGCACGTCGTCGTCAGGACACATCTCGCGGATCGAACGCAGCTCGCGGCGCTGGTCGACGAGCTGAAAGCGGTTACCGGTCGCCTCGCATTGCGACGACTCGTTCGCACGGACGCCACCGAGGCTGACCAGCCCCGACAGACGTCACTTGATCTATCGGAGCTGACCGAGACGGAGCGGGCTACCGCAGCCAAGGCAGTCGCCAGAGGGTACTACCGAACGCCCAGAGAGACGACCATCGGAGAGCTCGCGACAGAGGCTGGCATCTCCGATTCGGCGATGTCACAGCGTTTGAGCGCGGTCGAGTCGAAGCTGGCACTTGCCGCCTTTGCGGATACTGTCGGGTGA
- the nrfD gene encoding NrfD/PsrC family molybdoenzyme membrane anchor subunit: MIHDSPALFWDWMIGAYLFLGGISGGAYLTGAAADYLRQRSESGGVPGFDRTDTKSRAYGLTALGGMVVSFAAISLGGLLLLFHLGEPLNAIELWLFTNIESWMAIGVWVIILFVVAALAQLAWLGFGRDGGFGLDLGPIDEIVDRTRPATDTRLALHIVGGALAVTLIVYTALLLSAVAPVVPLWHPILLPLLFLTSGISMGISATALVPTLLLGVDDTGVHEFSLADDAVILGEIGVLAALLWYLAGAGGTATASYELLTQTFMLEFWGFVVVVGLLLPLLISGTLILLHRRGTHVDGLVGRAAYGSKFGFVLIGGLFLRLSILYAALNVPIF; this comes from the coding sequence ATGATACACGACTCACCGGCGCTGTTCTGGGACTGGATGATCGGAGCGTACCTCTTCCTCGGTGGGATCTCCGGGGGAGCGTACCTGACTGGCGCGGCCGCGGACTACCTCCGCCAGCGATCGGAGAGCGGCGGCGTCCCTGGCTTCGATCGCACCGACACGAAATCGAGGGCGTATGGACTCACCGCGCTGGGCGGAATGGTCGTTAGCTTCGCCGCGATCTCGCTTGGCGGCCTGCTGTTGTTGTTCCACCTGGGCGAACCGCTCAACGCGATCGAGCTGTGGCTGTTCACCAACATCGAATCGTGGATGGCCATCGGCGTCTGGGTGATTATCCTGTTTGTCGTCGCGGCACTGGCACAGCTCGCCTGGCTCGGCTTCGGTCGTGACGGCGGGTTTGGCCTCGATCTCGGCCCGATCGACGAGATCGTCGACCGGACCCGTCCGGCCACGGATACCCGGCTTGCACTCCACATCGTCGGCGGAGCCCTCGCAGTGACGTTGATCGTGTACACCGCACTGCTGCTCAGCGCGGTCGCTCCGGTTGTCCCGCTCTGGCATCCGATCTTGCTCCCGCTGCTCTTTCTCACCAGCGGCATCTCGATGGGTATCAGCGCAACGGCGCTCGTACCGACGCTGCTGCTCGGTGTCGATGACACCGGCGTTCACGAGTTCAGTCTCGCTGACGACGCCGTGATCCTCGGGGAGATTGGTGTACTCGCTGCCCTGCTGTGGTATCTCGCCGGTGCAGGTGGCACCGCTACCGCGAGCTACGAGCTGTTGACCCAGACGTTCATGCTGGAGTTCTGGGGCTTCGTCGTGGTGGTCGGACTGCTGCTCCCGCTTCTGATTTCGGGGACGCTCATCCTCCTGCACCGCCGTGGCACCCACGTCGACGGGCTGGTCGGGCGCGCGGCATACGGCTCCAAGTTTGGCTTCGTCCTGATCGGCGGGCTATTCCTCCGTCTGTCGATCCTCTATGCGGCGCTGAACGTCCCGATCTTCTGA
- a CDS encoding 4Fe-4S ferredoxin N-terminal domain-containing protein, producing the protein MIPDDSHDDIEDRAANLLDDVEYDTELAKQMSRDARRVSNGELAEGEFHERYREAVEDEFDLDVPEYSEINVKEQALGGKSKSRRSVLAALGMAAGVATAGGAGFRDASTRFGVGSGDDTVVAEETSDDEGRKVGMVLDTEACIKCLQCVEACKEENATHEGDFWMDVFRYQREDREYTSDDEEDQVEAMQRPCMHCEDAPCVSVCPNNSRFYSEDGRVLCDYDICLGCKYCEVACPYHVNEFVFSEQPDGVEFVGEPRDDEDRWVSGPPPEGSCSKCTFCSHREQGEGHQESTACEDACPVDAIHFGDLNDEDSDPNQYLDQFDEEETFKLRTDASNPKVTYIGDNPEDVETAQVPGPVTYDDMGLSEPTAK; encoded by the coding sequence ATGATACCCGACGACTCTCACGACGATATCGAGGACCGCGCTGCAAACCTTCTCGACGACGTCGAGTACGACACGGAGCTTGCAAAGCAAATGAGCCGCGACGCGCGGCGTGTGAGCAACGGCGAACTCGCGGAAGGCGAGTTCCACGAGCGCTACCGGGAGGCGGTCGAAGACGAGTTCGACCTCGACGTCCCCGAGTACTCGGAAATCAACGTCAAAGAGCAAGCGCTCGGCGGGAAATCGAAGTCCCGACGCTCCGTGCTGGCGGCTCTCGGGATGGCCGCCGGTGTTGCGACTGCCGGCGGGGCGGGATTCCGAGACGCGAGCACGCGCTTCGGTGTCGGCTCCGGCGACGATACGGTCGTTGCGGAGGAAACGAGCGACGACGAGGGGCGGAAGGTCGGGATGGTCCTCGATACGGAAGCATGTATCAAATGTCTCCAGTGTGTCGAGGCCTGCAAGGAGGAAAACGCCACTCACGAGGGCGACTTCTGGATGGACGTCTTCCGCTACCAGCGTGAGGACCGCGAGTACACGAGCGACGACGAGGAAGATCAGGTCGAAGCGATGCAGCGGCCCTGTATGCACTGTGAGGACGCACCGTGTGTCAGCGTCTGTCCCAACAACTCGCGGTTTTACAGCGAGGACGGGCGGGTGCTCTGTGACTACGACATCTGTCTCGGCTGCAAGTACTGTGAGGTCGCGTGTCCGTACCACGTCAACGAGTTCGTCTTCTCGGAGCAGCCCGACGGCGTCGAGTTCGTCGGCGAGCCCCGCGACGACGAGGATCGCTGGGTCTCCGGTCCGCCACCGGAGGGCTCCTGTAGCAAGTGTACCTTCTGTTCGCATCGCGAGCAGGGCGAGGGCCACCAGGAGTCGACGGCGTGTGAGGATGCCTGTCCGGTCGACGCCATCCACTTTGGCGATCTCAACGACGAGGACAGCGATCCGAACCAGTACCTCGATCAGTTCGACGAGGAGGAGACGTTCAAGCTCCGGACCGACGCCTCGAACCCGAAAGTCACCTACATCGGTGACAACCCCGAGGACGTCGAAACCGCACAGGTGCCCGGTCCGGTTACCTACGACGACATGGGACTGAGCGAGCCCACGGCAAAATAA